From the Palaemon carinicauda isolate YSFRI2023 chromosome 4, ASM3689809v2, whole genome shotgun sequence genome, the window aaaaaaaaaatattgtaatgcaaaactttttttttctttttctttttttttttaaattattccaggtttaaaaaataattgagattaCTTACAGTACTTGAATCTCAAATACTGACCATCGCCTACATTTTGACCAGtgcaataaggttttttttttttttttttttttttttttttttttttttttttttttttcagaaactcctTTCCTTCAGGgaataagttgtttttttttttcactattcgcTCAATTGCAGAATTAATGAAAtgcgaatgatttttttttttaagtgaaaaccAAAGGTTgatttcttttgtgaaaaaaaaaattctggctaTTTCTAACTTTATAATTTCAAAATCGTTGTATCTCAGAAAAGTAAGATTTTTATTTCGTTGCCGATTAATCTTAAGGTTTCTTTATTTTCAACGTTCTTCAAAGTTTCATCTCTCTTTGTCGTCATGATATGGTTCGTTTAccttttttatgacatttttttttttttctcgaaaccaTTTGTTTCATCTACTAAGAATTTTATACAGTCTCatcctccatatatatattttttttcagcatcatcatcatcatcatcatcatcatctttttcagcaccatcgtcatcatcatcatcatcatcatcatcctctttttcagcatcatcatcatcatcctcatcatcatcatcatcgcccacgcctgttgacgcatagggcctcgattgcattttgccagtcgtctctatcttgaacttcttaattcaatacttctccattcatcatctctgactacactcttcatagtcctcagtcatataggcctgggtcttcgagctcttctagtatcttgtggaaCCCAGTCAAATGTTTGGTAAacaaatctcttttggggagtgcgacgaacatgccaaaaccatctccatctaccactcgctatgatctcatccacaaatggcactcgagtaatctcttaaagtttcatttctaatccggtcctgccatttaactccaatgttttaatgagggctttgttctcaaatctacaaaatctattggaggttgtttcattgtcataccgcgcctcatttccatacagtaacactgatctctctaaactgatatgtagttttTGCTATTTTGTAAGTTTTTTAGGAGTATGGAGCCCTTTAATCCAGTCCTGTTGATTATAACATTCTTGACTCTTCAAACTTTGATTAAGCCTCTCTTGGATTTAATACACACAATTATGCAAATCGCTATAATCTCCAGAAAGTAATAGAATCTTCGAAATGACAAACTTCGGCCAAAGGTTCTTGGTTATACATAATGAATTTCTCCAAAGTATTATGTATCATTGCTGTATTATTCATGATTAtataatattactaaaaaaaaaaaaaaaaaaaaaacaatagatgggAATATAGAAGCAGTAAATTGAAGTCACATTTTAATGAACAAGGTACATCGGTGTATAGATAGCCAATACGTTTTCGAGCTTTATATGAGATCTTTGGGGAGAGTTTGCAGTTAtaaatcattcttattatatatggcAATATTTCCAATGCTCCTGCCTCCATACGGAAAattcccgtgtatatatatatatatatatatatatatatatatatatatatatatatatatatatatatatatatgtatgaatatgtatttatatatacacacacacatatatatatatatatatatatttatatttatatgtatatatacatatatgtacatgtatgtatgtatatatgtatgtatatatatgtatatatatgtacatttatatatatgtgtatataggtatgtatatgtatatatatagatatataaatatatatatatacatatttatatacatacttatatatacatacatacatatacaaacatacatacagacatacatatatatatatatatatatatatatatatatatatatatatatacacagtatatatgtatatatatatacagtatatatatatatatatatatatatatatatatacagtgtatatatatatatatatatatatatatatttatatatatatatatatatatatatatatatatatatacagtatatatgtatatatatatatacagtatatatatatacagtatatatatatatatatatatatatatatatatatatatatacacagtatatatgtatatatatatacagtatatatatatatatactgtatatatatatacatatatactgtatatatatatatatatatatatatatatatatatatatacagtatatatatatatatatatatatatatatatacagtatatatatatatatatatatatatatatatatatatatatatatatatatatatacagtatatatatatatatatatacagtatatatatatatatatatatatatacagtatatatatatatatatatatatatatatatacagtatatatgtatatatatatatatatacagtatatatatatatatatatatatatatgtatatatatatatatatatactgtatatatatatatatatatatatatatatatacatatatactgtatatatatacagtatatatatatatatatatatatatatatatatatactgtatatatatatacagtatatatatatatatatatatatatatatatatacagtatatatatatatatatatatatatatatatgaatataaatatatatatattcatatatactgtatatatatatatacatacacacatacatacatacacacacacatacatacatacacacacatacatacatacacacacacatacatacatacatacatacatacaattaaatAATTTACCTGCCTTTACCATCTAAACGTTCTCCTGAATACCATCATATCAAATGTCCCAATCAAGCCACGTTGACAGGCATCGAGAGAAGCCTCTCCCTGAACCATTTTGACAGAAATAACTCCTGACACTGTATCATCAAAGGGTAATTTACTCACACGCGACTAAATGTTCATGGCGAACTGACCTCCGTAGTAGAAAGCAGCTGACCCTTTCCAAACTCCTtacctctacccccccccccccttactcagATCCCCAGCTAGGAACAGCTTCCCGCAGTGGCTGCATGTTGTCTGATGTAAAGAGATTTGCTGATGATGTCTTCAATCGAGAGGTGAGAGTGGACAAAATTTTGAAAAAGGATGCAGAATGTTTTAATAATTTCTATAGAAAATGATGGCTGGCGTTTTTCAAcatcttgtgacgggccgagagaaggttgtgactcaaagacaggatgaaagcaaccgagtgagtttattatagaacactctcctttatatacaaaagctcaaggcaacaggaaatttcctgttaaaaatcgacaccgttaccggtgagaaaaacagacatgtttattcaggttctttttagtgcgagggaagagcgaagattcgaacataatatatatacacaaaataaactatgtacgatcgtgtggcacacggttggtacaatctacTGCATAGCAAAGGGATTTTTATAGTAAATTTATAAACTACGCGGTAGTATAAGATAGATAAGGAATGGCATCTTCTGACACAATTCATCATTAAATGAATGATTTCATTTACTTGAAAATAGTACATATGGGGATATGGACGTTTGGAGTAAAGGTTCCATTTATTTACTGATGTATATCCATATCCTCTCTAAGAATGAGAATAGCACAGTCACTGGTACAGCACAGTCACTGGTACCTTTATCAGAAGCgctttgaacgttatagatgcattctgagcaatggcCATGCTGTAATTTTAGTCCTCTGGAAGGGTTTTAAACGAGCAAGATGCATTTTGCTTGACTGGAAATCCAAATTGGAGGAGTGTCCAAGGAGGTTTAATACCCTCCTTTGGATTGTCAGGATTAGATGGTATCCCAAGAAGGGGTTTAATCTGGAATAGGATGTAAGGAAGGATTCCAAGCCTGTTCAATGTAGCAGTGACTACTTCCATTCATGAATCGTAATACGGCTGACTCGAAAGGCATTGATGCTGGTCTCTTTTTCCGGGTCAGGCACAAGAAAACAGTGATGTCCTCAGCGTGAAGTAGTTTATTCGAACTTGTTTAAAGTTATTATTGACACCCTCAGCGTGTAGTAGTTCATTCCAACTTGTGAACTTGTTTTAGAGTTATGATTGGAATCCCCTGCATAGAAAATACACTTACAAACTGGAAAATGATACTGattaaatcttttcctttttttgagATTATGAAATTGTTTTTACTGCTTAGAAATTTTAATACCCAATATTTTCATCAGAAAGGATTATATCAGTTAGCGATGagggtgaaaaaaataataatgaattttacgCTTTAAGGTATTTATGGTTACTACCTTAATTGTAAGTTTAAGTTGAAAATCCCCTAAGTTAAAAAATAATTTTGGGCATAAATATATAGTTCTTGCGGTCTAGTAGCCGTATTCCCATAGATTTTACTCTTTCTGCCCCATTATCTCTGCCTTTCTCTTGTTCCTACTATGTCCTGTTTATTGTatagaaatgttttatttatatgaatttctgTTTGCGTACACACATACACCCTCCATTTAGTCCATTTCTTATTTAATAAGAGCAAGTTGTTTCCGGGATCTCAAGTCATAACTTCTAAAAGTACACCAACGCAATGTTCGTAGGGGAAATTACCATAGATTACGAACAAACGTACCTAATAAAAACTGAAAAGTAGAATGGGTTGCATTTGTTCTGGGGAAAAAAAATTGGACATTATAGTATTAGTGGATATCCTATGTTTTTATAAGAATGTGTAATCCTATTTAGTTGCTttatagttacaaaaaaaaaaaaaaaaaaaaaaaaaaaaacctgaaggatGAATATGTcgttctatatttaaaaaaaaaaatagttaggaTTTATGTGAATAGTGGGCATCCTTCGTTTATTCATACGAATGTTATTTATGCTATATATCAGATATTATTGCTAAACAAGGCAATTTCACTTTAATTTTCCTACCTACTTTTTATTGcactgaggtaatttttttttcaagtaacacTGTAGTTTTTcacatcgtcttttttttttttttttttttcctcctcatgAAATAAGTGCAAGGGTTAAGTCATTTTTTTTTCGCAGAGCTGAAATGGGTTTCTACAATTCACAGAAAGAAGAATTTATAACACACAActattatgggggggggggggggagatttaatGCTGATGATGATccgttcgtgtttttttttttttttatttactattcattTTTTTTAGCGTTCAGCGAAAGGTTATATAAAtaactcgttatttttttttcaacgattTTACCCATTTGTATTATAATGGGACAACTTTCAGTTCTTGATTTGTAATCATAAACAAACATTTtaatactacatacacacacatacatatataaattatattatatatatatatatatatatatatatatatatatatattatatatatatatgtaaatatatatattatatataaatatatatattatatatatatatgtatgtatatatatatatatatatttatatataatatctatatttatatatatatatttatatataatatatatatatttatatatatatatatatatatatatatatatatatataaatatatatattatatataaatatatatatatatatatatatatatatatatatatatatatatatatatatatatatatagtgtgtctgtctgtttctgtatgtgtgtatatatgcatatatatttatatacgtatgtgtatatatacagtatatatatatatatatatatatatatatatatataatatatatattgtatatatatgtgtatatatatatatatactgtatatatatatatatgtgtgtatatatatatatatatatatatatgtatatatatatatatatatatatatatatatatatatatatatgtatgtatatatacagtagatatactatACATTAGCATCATGATATACGAATTCAAGCTAACGATTGTATTCATACGTTTGAAATGTATTATATGTAAATTTCGAACAAGCTGTATTAATGAAAATTCCTTCATCACATAACGTTTGTTGAATATTGGCTCTGCAGTACACAGAAGCATctgtaattgaaaaaggaaaattactctTAATTAACTCTTTGAACATTTCAGTTCAAGGCACGGACGCTCGGCGGAAATGGCAGGGCAATTATAACTCATAATTAGATATTTTATGTAAGAAAGACGTAATTGGTGGGtcttaaatgaagagaaaaaatgtatagttgGAACGTTGGTAATGTAGAAATGGAGGGGATGGTAATGAATATTGTTAGGAAACTAATGTATTAAGTTTGAATAttgagcaaaattttttttttatttagtaaggaAGGTGGGagggtgtgctgtggcaccctagtagtaccagccaaacttggtcgaatccctcgtcaggctgggaggagcgtagagaggaaaggtccccttttgttcctttgcttgatgtcagctaccccctaaaattgggggaattgccttggtaaatatagatatatagtaagATCAAGAAAATCACCCCAAAATTATCTATTATAAATTACTAAAGGTGATGATAACCTCATGCCGTCATTTTgaaaattgaaatgataaattttTAATGTAACATATACTGACAATCTCTTCAGAATTTGCAAAATACATCTTTGAAAATCCCAAAACATTAATTTTGCAATATAGCTCGCTTCGCTTTGGAAAGTTTTTGGCAGAAATGAACAGGTTTTCATCTCCTTTTACTGGGAGATTAAATGGGGAATTACATAAACCAGGTAAAAACTGTTTCATATTAGTCCAGGTGCAGTTTGGGCATTTTCACGAGAAATGACTGTTCTTAAATGGAACTCCATGTGTACATGAATCTTTTtacttatagctctctctctctctctctctctctctctctctctctctctctctctctctctctctctctctctctctctctctggcacacaCAAAATTTTGAATATACTCCGGGGTTCAATAACAACAAGAAAACTGCAGGACAAaactcagaaatgtcaattcatttttggggtttggctagttttcatcaccacgcgggccactgtggattggtgatagtgagagactttttcttgttcaccccacagcaaaccaacctagtatgggtggccctgactcgtacagctATGCTGATGatagcaatacgcaaaccctttccccacgttaaggtatctccactcaaaatGGGTTACTATAGGTCATTCACTAGAGTGACAGTTGACAAGCAAAGAGGATATGGGCGTATCAGTCATTATACAGTAGGATTTAGATACCTGGCTAAAAGGTACCAGGGTTCtggtagcctggtggtagcgtccttgcctggtgattgcctaactggggttcgagtcccgctcagactcgttagttcccttggtcgttgcaacctcatcatccttgtaagctgaggatgggggtttgggggagccaataggtctatctgctgagtcatcagcagcaattgcctggccctccttggtcctagctttggtagagaggtgtcttgtgcgctgatcatatgttttatggtcagtctctagggcattgtcctgcttaatatgttagtgtcactgtcccttacctctgccattcatgagcggcctttaaacctttaaacatagaaACCAAACCCTTATGACAGATTTAAGTTCACTTGCATGTTCATATAAACCTTCTATTGAATCGAAAAATGGTGAAAGGTTTAATATTTTAAATTGTGGATTTGAAGAATATCAAAGTGAAAGATGAATAATGTTTCAGGTTCGCAGCCGGTTTAAGGTTCGATACCGGTTTTAGGTTTGATGTCAGTTTTAGGTTCGATACCGGTTTTAGGTTTGATGTCGGTTTTAGGTTCGAGGCCGGGTTTAGGTTTGATGTTGGTTTTAGGTTCGAGGCCGGGTTTAGGTTGGAAGAGGGTTTTAGGTTCGAAGCTGGTTTTAGGTTAAAAGCCAGTTTTAGGTTTGAGGCTGGTTTTAGGTTCGATGCCGGTTTTAGGTTCGAGGCTGGTTTTAGGTTCGAGGCCGGTTTTAGGTTCGAGGCCGGTTTTAGGTTCGATGCCGGTTTTAGGTTGGAAGCGGGTTTTAGGTTCGAAGCCGGTTTTAGGTTTGAAGCCAGTTTTAGGTTCGAGGGCAGTTTGAGGTTTGAGGCCGGTTTTTGGTTCGAGGCCGGTTTTAGGTTGGAAGCGGGTATTAGGTTGGAAGCCAGTTTTAGGTTCGAGGCGGGTTTTAGATTCGAGGCCGGGTTTAGGTTCGAGGCCGGTTTTAGGTTCGAAGCGGGTTTTAGATTCGAGGCCGGGTTTAGGTTCGAGGCCGGTTTTAGGTTCGAAGCGGGTTTTAGGTTCGAAGCCGGTTTTAGGTTTGAGGCTGGTTTTAGGTTCGAAGCCATTTTTAGGTTCGAATCCAGTTTTAGGTTCGAATCCAGTTTTAGGTTTGAGGCCAGTTTGAGGTTTGAGGCCGATTTTAGGTTCGATGCCAGTTTAGGTTTGATGCCGGTTTTAGGTTTGATGCCGGTTTTAGGTTGGAAGCGGGTTTAAGGTTCGAGGCGGGTTTAAGGTTTGAGGCTGGTTTAAGGTTTGAGGCTGGTTTTGAGGCTGGTTTGAGGCCAGTTTGAGGTTTGAGGCCAGTTTGAGGTTCGAGGCTGGTTTTAGGTTCGAGGCCGGGTTTAGGTTCGAAGCGAGATTTAGGTTCAAAGCCAGTTTTAGTTTCAAAGCCAGTTTTAGATTCGAAGCCAGTTTGAGGTTTGAGGCCAGTATTAGGTTCGAAGCCAGTTTTAGGTTCGAAGCCAGTTTGAGGTTTGAGGCCGGTTTTAGTTAAGGAGTAGATTTCGATATTAGCTGGGATTCCATTTCTTCTAAAATTGGTTATTATTCGACTCGATTGATAGTCGACTTTCCAGTTATATACATGATAAAACACTACATTGCAAACCCCATAGTTACACTTGAATAAGATTGGAACTACCCCAGATTgtatagggaaaaaaaaataaggaaattatctATTTATAAAACTGTTTGTCTTTATAGTGTGGTCTGAACCTGTTATACGTAAatgaatatttacattgatttttaGTATACAtgtcatggatatatatatgcatatatgatttttatatagatatacataaattatatacatatactgtatatatatatgcatatatgatttttatatagatatacataaattatatacatatactgtatatatatatatatatatatatatatatatatatatatatatatatatatatatgaacatatatcacaagcacacgtgattttaattaatgtaaatatcacccacgaatggcatttaataccgaattctatcttgggaaattatatccacttggaattcattttatggtaacagcttctggccgggtggggattcgaaccaccacctgttccgcttgagactatgcctgcagtgaccatgccgactgagctatcaagatagctcagtcggcatggtcactgcaggcatagttagctcagtcggcatggtcactgcaggcatagttagctcagtcggcatggtcactgcaggcatagtctcaagccgaacaggtggtggttcgaatccccacccggccagaagctgttaccataaaatgaattccaagtggatataatttcccaagatagaattcggtattaaatgccattcgtgggtgatatatatacagtatatatatatatatatatatatatatatatatatatatatatatatatactgtatatttatatatatatatatatatatatatatatatatatatatatatatatatatatatattataattataattctggagagagagagagagagagagagagagagagagagagagagagagagagagagagagagagagagagagagagagagcgcctcttCGAATATTTCATGAAACGTTCGTGAGGGTAAATGAAATAACGGTGCATAAAGTATTGGTCGTGACAATTTACATAACGAGTGAGTATCgattataaaatataaatgatcTTTTCACATGAACATACTCAAAGCTAATTACCATTACAAGAAATGGAGTTTGGTCTTTTACTAAAGTATTTAGGCAAGGTTTATATTTAGGTATGTATTGTACACATGTTTATCGGCATTATGCTAgaaatattatttagaaattaCCTATATTTCAACAAAAGGATAtttggcaaaggaaaaagaaaatatagcaGAAAAGGAATTTAAATTTCGCTATAAGGAAATTAGTGGCAACCTCTGATGAATGTGTTTTTTTGTTATAATGCGaggaatgtttttagaatgatttatttaagCATTAATTCAGataattgaccaaaaaaaaaaaaaaaaaaaaagcagcagaaaAGGAATTCAAATTCATCTATAAGAAAATTAGTGGCAACTtctgataaatattattttttttttatgcgaaAAATGTATTTAGAATGAATGATTTATTTAAGCATTAATTCagataattggcaaaaaaaaaaaagaatgtagcaGAAAAGGAATTCAAATTCAGCTATTAAGAAAATTAGTGGCAACTACTGATAAATATTATATGTTTTTCGTTATGCGAAAAATGTATTTAgaatgaatgatttatttttgttataatgcGAGGaatgtatttagaatgatttatttaagCATTAATTCAgataattgacaaaaaaaaaaaaaaaagaatgtagcaGAAAAGGAATTCAAATTCTGCTATAAGAAAATTAGTGGCAACTTctgataaatatatgttttttgttATGCGAAAAATGTATTTAGAATGAATGATTTATTTAAGCATTAATAAGATGATTGACCAAAAAACAATTT encodes:
- the LOC137639435 gene encoding uncharacterized protein produces the protein MVSLQTLQENIELERDSNPRPEITRRNGIPANIEIYSLTKTGLKPQTGFEPKTGFEPNTGLKPQTGFESKTGFETKTGFEPKSRFEPKPGLEPKTSLEPQTGLKPQTGLKPASKPASNLKPASNLKPASNLKPASNLKPASNLKPASNLNCLKPKTGFEPKTRFEPKTGLEPKPGLESKTRFEPKTGLEPKPGLESKTRLEPKTGFQPNTRFQPKTGLEPKTGLKPQTALEPKTGFKPKTGFEPKTRFQPKTGIEPKTGLEPKTGLEPKTSLEPKTGIEPKTSLKPKTGF